From the uncultured Trichococcus sp. genome, one window contains:
- a CDS encoding AEC family transporter, whose protein sequence is MENFSIALNAVMPLLLYMLIGQGLLRARLLDGTTYQKLNNAIFRFFLPINLLMNVYEADVRSTFRVDVLLFTVGLILSVFCLFALLIPRIEKDNAKRGVMLQGTFRSNFVLFGLPIATSLLSESQLGMTSILIAVIVPLNNVLSVVALSIYSDHKIQPGRIILDILKNPMFIGTLAGILISFSGLRFPLFLDDTLSGIKGLVTPLALIVMGGTFRFDALNNARIQLAMTVFFKLVLIPIFGLTLAVLYGLTGENLVPMLTMLGGPTAVSSYTMAQQMGGDPDLASQIVVFTTIFSMFSLVVFITVLKSLLLI, encoded by the coding sequence TTGGAGAATTTTTCCATTGCTTTGAACGCAGTAATGCCTTTATTGTTGTACATGTTGATCGGACAGGGATTATTGCGGGCACGTCTATTGGACGGCACGACCTATCAAAAATTGAATAACGCCATTTTTCGGTTCTTTTTGCCGATCAATCTCCTGATGAACGTTTACGAAGCGGATGTCAGAAGCACCTTCAGAGTGGATGTGCTCCTGTTCACTGTCGGCCTTATATTGAGCGTCTTCTGCCTTTTTGCATTGCTCATTCCGCGGATCGAAAAGGACAATGCCAAACGCGGTGTGATGCTGCAAGGGACATTCCGATCCAATTTTGTCCTGTTCGGTTTGCCGATCGCTACTTCCTTATTGTCGGAAAGCCAGTTGGGGATGACATCGATACTGATTGCGGTCATCGTCCCTTTGAACAATGTTCTGTCGGTCGTGGCGCTTTCCATCTATTCGGATCATAAAATCCAACCCGGTCGGATCATCCTGGACATCCTTAAGAATCCGATGTTCATCGGTACGCTTGCAGGAATTTTGATCAGCTTTTCCGGATTGAGATTCCCTCTATTCCTCGACGATACGTTGAGCGGCATCAAAGGTTTGGTCACACCCTTAGCTTTGATTGTCATGGGCGGGACTTTCCGCTTTGACGCATTGAATAATGCGCGTATCCAACTGGCAATGACGGTATTTTTCAAGTTGGTTTTGATTCCGATCTTCGGCCTGACGCTGGCTGTCCTTTACGGTTTGACCGGAGAAAATCTAGTGCCGATGCTGACGATGCTGGGTGGACCGACAGCCGTATCCAGTTACACGATGGCGCAACAGATGGGCGGGGACCCGGACTTGGCGAGCCAAATCGTCGTATTCACCACCATCTTTTCGATGTTCAGTTTGGTCGTGTTCATAACGGTCCTGAAATCATTACTATTGATTTGA
- a CDS encoding M50 family metallopeptidase — protein sequence MLDLPVLIALFFAVAYFTFSSRGMLAYTFGIYLDLPNVIIHECGHALTARLWGGNIQSIKFNVLPSIVKSGGILGVAEIGNRIGLGMFFSLLGGYASQSLFFVVMSYLYVQGQLLWIIPLFLAVYLLTNLLAREKSFWQNLIILIVIGSSILIYRNNYSFLLLIYQSLDIITIGFVFWYMLGLAHQFFIVSLLKSDSHWDGTALATKTHIPTIIWKGLFLLAMGGAYFAPYWLQVLLI from the coding sequence ATGCTTGACCTTCCCGTATTGATTGCCCTCTTTTTTGCAGTGGCCTATTTCACCTTTTCCAGCCGCGGCATGCTGGCATATACGTTCGGCATTTATCTGGATCTCCCCAACGTCATCATCCATGAATGCGGCCATGCTCTGACGGCGCGTTTATGGGGCGGAAACATCCAGTCGATAAAATTTAATGTGCTTCCTTCGATCGTAAAAAGCGGCGGCATCCTCGGTGTTGCCGAAATCGGCAACCGTATCGGGTTGGGGATGTTTTTCAGCCTGCTGGGCGGTTATGCATCGCAGTCGCTTTTCTTTGTGGTCATGTCCTATCTCTATGTACAGGGGCAGCTGCTGTGGATTATTCCTCTTTTCCTGGCCGTCTATTTGCTTACCAATTTACTGGCGCGGGAAAAGAGCTTTTGGCAGAACCTGATCATCCTGATTGTGATCGGCAGTTCGATTTTGATTTACCGTAACAACTACAGCTTCCTTTTGCTGATTTATCAATCGTTGGATATCATCACTATCGGTTTCGTCTTTTGGTATATGCTTGGATTGGCGCATCAATTTTTCATCGTTTCGCTTTTGAAAAGTGACAGCCATTGGGACGGGACGGCTTTGGCGACAAAGACGCATATCCCTACCATCATCTGGAAAGGCCTCTTTCTCCTCGCCATGGGTGGAGCTTATTTCGCTCCCTACTGGCTGCAAGTATTGTTGATTTGA
- a CDS encoding helix-turn-helix domain-containing protein — MDNTELLTRFNLTRHEATIYLTLLSDGDLNGYEVSKITGISRSNAYASLASLVEKGAAFIIEGETTRYTPVPVEEFCGNKIRSLQESKQELIRNIPQRREDAEGYITITGEHRIMDKMRNMISESKSRVYLSVSGNILPALLSEMQAAHQRGIKMVVITDTPFPHDGMTVHLLEKPKKQVRIIVDSTTVLTGDIDEGEFSTCLYSGKKNVVDLLKESLQNEIKVVEMMRGFEAK; from the coding sequence GTGGATAACACAGAATTGTTGACGCGATTTAATCTGACCAGGCATGAAGCGACCATCTACCTGACCTTGCTTTCGGACGGGGACCTGAACGGATATGAAGTATCGAAAATAACCGGCATTTCGCGTTCGAACGCCTATGCCTCATTGGCTTCGTTGGTTGAAAAAGGAGCGGCCTTCATTATCGAAGGGGAGACGACCCGCTATACGCCAGTACCTGTGGAAGAATTCTGCGGGAACAAAATCCGATCCCTTCAGGAATCCAAGCAGGAATTGATCAGGAATATCCCACAAAGAAGGGAAGATGCCGAGGGTTACATAACCATCACAGGCGAACACCGCATAATGGACAAAATGCGCAACATGATTTCCGAATCGAAGTCCCGCGTCTACTTGTCCGTGTCAGGGAATATCCTGCCGGCACTTTTGTCTGAAATGCAGGCAGCGCATCAGCGCGGCATAAAAATGGTCGTCATAACCGATACGCCGTTTCCGCATGATGGGATGACAGTCCATCTTCTGGAGAAACCTAAGAAGCAAGTAAGGATCATCGTGGATTCCACGACCGTTCTGACTGGAGATATCGATGAGGGAGAGTTTTCCACTTGCCTGTACTCCGGAAAGAAAAATGTAGTTGATTTATTGAAAGAATCGTTGCAGAACGAAATCAAAGTAGTCGAAATGATGAGAGGATTTGAAGCGAAATGA
- the udk gene encoding uridine kinase, whose translation MIIIGITGGSGAGKTTVAKTIAKRLGKGNVVYVSQDWYYKDQTHLSADEREKLNLDHPNAFDNELLIADLETLRSGQDIEAPIYDFGVQARSKKTTPIESKPVVILEGILILAIPKLVSMIDIKIFVDAEPDIRLIRRIDRDIRERNSTYESTIARYLKTVKPMHDAFIEPSKVQADIIVPRGGQNDIATDMLGDLVEHYSHHHV comes from the coding sequence ATGATCATCATCGGGATTACCGGAGGGTCGGGAGCCGGCAAAACAACCGTAGCAAAAACAATCGCTAAAAGACTGGGCAAGGGCAATGTCGTCTATGTATCGCAGGATTGGTACTACAAAGATCAAACGCATCTGAGTGCAGACGAGCGTGAAAAACTGAATCTTGATCATCCCAACGCCTTCGATAACGAACTGTTGATAGCCGATTTGGAAACACTTCGTTCAGGCCAAGACATCGAGGCGCCAATCTATGATTTCGGTGTGCAAGCGCGGTCGAAAAAGACGACTCCAATCGAATCGAAGCCGGTCGTTATCCTGGAAGGGATCCTGATTTTGGCCATACCCAAATTGGTTTCCATGATCGACATCAAAATATTTGTCGATGCTGAACCGGATATCCGCCTGATCAGGAGAATCGATCGGGATATCAGGGAGCGGAACAGCACCTATGAAAGTACAATCGCCCGCTATCTGAAGACCGTCAAACCGATGCATGATGCGTTCATCGAGCCGTCGAAAGTTCAAGCCGACATCATTGTGCCGCGCGGGGGCCAGAACGACATCGCCACCGATATGCTGGGGGACCTGGTGGAACACTATAGCCATCACCATGTTTAA
- a CDS encoding PspA/IM30 family protein, translated as MAILERFSDIISANINALIDKMENPAKMIDQYLRDMMEDLAEVKRSTAGVMAEETRTKRLVDENQAEVIKYTDYAKKALEAGNENDARIFLTKKQELENVGAGLATSYASAHENAVKMRQMHDKLATDIETLKSRREMIKSKMAVAKTQETLNKATDSIASTKGAMSSFERMEEKADKMLDEANAMSELNMTPIDEAKALEEKYASQGSASVEDELEQMKKDMGL; from the coding sequence ATGGCAATATTAGAAAGATTCTCGGATATCATCAGTGCGAACATCAATGCTTTGATCGACAAAATGGAAAATCCGGCAAAAATGATCGACCAATACCTGCGCGATATGATGGAAGATTTGGCCGAGGTCAAAAGAAGCACGGCCGGCGTCATGGCGGAAGAGACCCGGACCAAGCGTTTAGTCGATGAAAATCAGGCGGAGGTCATCAAATACACCGATTATGCCAAAAAAGCCTTGGAAGCCGGCAATGAGAACGATGCCCGCATCTTCCTGACCAAAAAGCAGGAATTGGAAAATGTCGGTGCAGGATTGGCTACTTCATACGCCTCGGCTCATGAAAATGCCGTCAAGATGCGCCAGATGCATGATAAACTGGCAACTGACATCGAAACGCTCAAATCCCGCCGCGAAATGATCAAATCCAAGATGGCGGTCGCCAAAACCCAGGAAACACTCAACAAAGCGACGGATTCCATCGCGAGCACGAAAGGTGCCATGAGCTCCTTCGAACGCATGGAAGAAAAAGCCGACAAAATGTTGGATGAAGCGAATGCGATGTCCGAGTTGAACATGACGCCGATCGACGAAGCGAAGGCGCTGGAAGAAAAATACGCAAGTCAAGGCTCGGCATCTGTCGAAGATGAGCTTGAGCAAATGAAAAAAGATATGGGATTATAA
- a CDS encoding redoxin domain-containing protein → MKLIEGTEIDDFLFLKNGNSESFRSQLKRDFTAVIFLRHLGCGMSQLDMLKYRDAHQFLKEQRIEIMMVIQGTEAAVSERTAKMNIPFTVIADPEQTLYQHFDIPSSESMRDLVYGVSEEKLLEFEYYGIECQRFEGNELQLQSTIVVDRRGQVVLSHYSENISDVPSPSELYQILQTVPVGS, encoded by the coding sequence GTGAAGTTGATTGAAGGAACAGAAATAGACGATTTTTTATTTTTGAAGAATGGGAATTCTGAAAGTTTCCGATCTCAGCTGAAACGCGATTTCACAGCGGTGATTTTCTTGAGACATCTGGGGTGCGGCATGAGCCAACTGGATATGCTGAAATATCGTGACGCCCATCAATTCCTTAAAGAACAACGGATTGAAATCATGATGGTGATACAAGGAACAGAAGCCGCAGTTTCCGAAAGAACGGCGAAAATGAATATCCCATTTACCGTCATAGCGGACCCTGAGCAAACGTTGTATCAGCATTTCGATATCCCTTCATCGGAATCGATGCGTGATCTCGTTTATGGTGTTTCCGAAGAAAAACTGCTGGAATTCGAATACTACGGGATCGAATGCCAACGCTTTGAGGGGAACGAACTGCAACTGCAGTCGACAATCGTCGTCGACAGAAGGGGGCAAGTTGTTTTGAGCCATTACTCCGAAAACATCAGCGACGTGCCATCCCCGTCAGAATTGTACCAAATTCTTCAGACAGTGCCTGTAGGAAGCTGA
- a CDS encoding DUF1002 domain-containing protein, whose protein sequence is MKLKKMMTTGLASLALLGITAPAAFADKVAIEPIFTYGESLNAAQLEETRETLGVAEGTNELIVAVNELNSLLQDDYPYSQVYSSAYITPADSDGAVSVEILTPETITAITEAQYKNAAITAGAVDVDIKVASAVRVDGSGALAGVYKTFADSGNTLDAKAVEVAQEELAVTSAVTEENQADSGYSDELMNAAIVEMKQEIQEAKDANNGTLSADDIRQIVEDVLKNYNLDTILSADNITNIQNLMINFGDINLTTEQKEQIAAFGEELQATGGELFEQAKTAWSKVDQQQLKEDGMGIWESIVQFFTNLFGGNDSTKTEGE, encoded by the coding sequence ATGAAACTGAAAAAAATGATGACAACAGGTCTGGCTTCATTGGCTTTGTTGGGAATTACCGCTCCGGCAGCGTTCGCCGATAAAGTCGCAATCGAACCGATCTTCACTTACGGCGAGAGTCTGAATGCCGCCCAACTGGAGGAAACCAGAGAAACGCTGGGAGTGGCCGAGGGGACGAATGAGCTGATTGTGGCAGTCAATGAACTGAACAGCTTGCTGCAGGATGATTACCCTTATAGCCAAGTCTATTCGAGCGCGTACATCACACCCGCCGACAGCGATGGTGCTGTTTCAGTGGAAATCCTGACTCCTGAAACCATCACCGCGATCACGGAGGCACAATATAAGAATGCAGCCATCACAGCGGGCGCAGTGGATGTGGACATCAAGGTAGCATCCGCCGTCCGGGTTGATGGATCCGGCGCATTGGCCGGTGTATACAAAACTTTTGCTGATTCGGGAAATACACTGGATGCAAAGGCTGTCGAAGTCGCCCAGGAAGAATTGGCTGTCACTTCTGCAGTGACCGAGGAAAACCAAGCCGACAGCGGCTATTCGGATGAATTGATGAACGCGGCTATCGTCGAAATGAAACAGGAAATCCAAGAAGCGAAGGATGCAAACAACGGCACCCTCAGCGCTGACGATATCCGCCAAATCGTCGAGGATGTGCTGAAAAATTACAACCTTGACACCATCCTGTCCGCGGACAACATCACGAACATCCAGAACCTGATGATCAATTTCGGCGACATCAATCTGACTACCGAGCAAAAAGAACAGATCGCCGCTTTCGGCGAAGAACTGCAGGCAACGGGCGGAGAATTGTTCGAGCAGGCAAAAACAGCCTGGAGCAAAGTCGATCAGCAACAACTGAAGGAAGACGGCATGGGCATCTGGGAATCCATCGTCCAATTCTTTACGAACCTTTTCGGCGGGAATGACAGCACTAAGACTGAAGGCGAATAA
- a CDS encoding diaminopimelate decarboxylase — protein sequence MTKKVFVEKEQLEEIVKQYPTPFHLYDEKGIRENARKLNAAFAWNKGFKEYFAVKATPTPAILQILKEEGCGVDCSTYTELMMSDALGFKGDEIMFSSNVTPKEDFQLARKLNATINLDDITHIDFLEESAGLPETVSCRFNPGGEFTINNEIMDKPEDAKYGFTRPQLTEGFKKLMAKGVKHFGLHSFLASNNVADEYYPILAGILFQTAVELKEETGADITFINLSGGIGIPYLPEQKAADVAKIGEGVRKAFEEILVPAGLGDVAIYTELGRYMLGPYGCLVATAIHEKHIYKDYIGLDASAVNLLRPAMYGAYHHITVMGKEDQPADHMYDVTGGLCENNDKFAINRMLPKIDIGDLVVIHDTGAHGFSMGYNYNGKLRSAEILLKEDGGTEMIRRAETPKDYFATFDFTGLFKDVK from the coding sequence ATGACAAAAAAAGTATTTGTTGAAAAAGAGCAGTTGGAAGAAATCGTAAAACAGTATCCGACGCCCTTCCATTTATATGATGAAAAAGGTATCCGTGAGAATGCGCGCAAACTGAATGCGGCTTTCGCTTGGAACAAAGGCTTCAAGGAATACTTCGCCGTTAAGGCAACCCCGACACCGGCCATTCTGCAGATTCTCAAGGAGGAAGGCTGCGGTGTTGACTGTTCGACTTATACAGAGTTGATGATGTCGGATGCGCTCGGCTTCAAAGGCGATGAAATCATGTTTTCATCAAACGTAACGCCTAAAGAAGATTTTCAGCTTGCCCGCAAATTGAATGCGACCATCAATTTGGATGACATTACCCATATCGATTTCCTGGAAGAATCGGCAGGATTGCCGGAAACGGTCAGCTGCCGATTCAATCCTGGTGGCGAGTTCACAATCAACAACGAAATAATGGACAAACCCGAAGACGCGAAATACGGATTCACACGTCCGCAATTGACGGAAGGCTTCAAAAAGCTGATGGCAAAAGGCGTGAAACACTTCGGACTGCATTCGTTTTTGGCCAGCAATAACGTAGCGGATGAGTATTACCCGATCCTGGCAGGCATTCTGTTCCAGACGGCCGTCGAACTGAAGGAAGAAACCGGCGCGGATATCACTTTCATCAACCTTTCAGGCGGAATCGGCATCCCTTACCTTCCGGAGCAAAAAGCTGCGGATGTAGCAAAAATCGGCGAAGGTGTCCGCAAGGCGTTCGAAGAAATCTTGGTACCAGCCGGCCTTGGAGATGTTGCGATCTATACGGAGCTGGGCAGATACATGCTTGGGCCATACGGTTGTTTGGTGGCAACGGCCATCCACGAAAAGCACATCTACAAAGATTACATCGGTCTGGATGCCAGCGCAGTCAATTTGTTGCGTCCGGCGATGTACGGGGCTTATCACCACATCACTGTGATGGGCAAAGAAGATCAGCCAGCGGATCACATGTATGATGTGACCGGCGGATTGTGCGAAAACAACGACAAATTCGCCATCAACCGGATGCTGCCTAAAATCGACATCGGTGACTTGGTCGTGATCCATGACACCGGAGCGCACGGCTTCTCGATGGGTTACAACTACAACGGGAAATTGCGCTCGGCCGAAATCCTGTTGAAGGAAGACGGCGGCACAGAAATGATCCGTCGCGCGGAAACGCCTAAGGATTACTTCGCAACCTTCGACTTTACGGGCTTGTTCAAAGACGTAAAATAA
- a CDS encoding helix-turn-helix domain-containing protein, with protein MYLNIQETADYLEVPVSEIHRLIRERQIRTIHVDDEILLNRNQFNLFIEQREKYKQELEAYLNTPLPEDPDIKDED; from the coding sequence ATGTATTTGAATATTCAAGAAACGGCCGACTATTTGGAAGTGCCGGTCAGCGAAATCCATCGTTTGATCCGCGAACGTCAAATCCGCACGATTCACGTGGATGATGAGATACTCCTGAACCGCAATCAGTTCAACCTTTTCATCGAGCAAAGGGAAAAGTACAAGCAAGAACTGGAGGCGTACCTGAACACCCCTCTGCCGGAGGATCCCGACATCAAGGATGAGGACTAA
- a CDS encoding tyrosine-type recombinase/integrase encodes MNTTHAIKDISQIQTLMDVYPPYSKNRLLLEYAIRTGLRISDILNVKVGQVLGKESYQIVEMKTGKKKELAIHDRLKQSISDYVKREGLDATDYLFYSNADKKSHIKRTQAHRIIAHAGDMIGITLSAHSLRKSFGYHSYKQGVDISLLQTIFQHSSQAVTLRYIDITQENINNVYKRVDFGF; translated from the coding sequence TTGAATACTACTCATGCAATCAAAGACATCAGTCAAATCCAAACCTTGATGGACGTATATCCGCCTTACTCGAAAAATCGCCTGCTGCTGGAGTACGCCATCCGTACCGGCCTGCGCATCAGCGATATCCTGAACGTGAAGGTGGGGCAAGTGCTGGGGAAAGAGTCGTACCAGATCGTCGAGATGAAAACGGGCAAGAAGAAAGAATTGGCTATCCATGACCGCTTGAAGCAATCCATTTCGGATTATGTTAAAAGGGAAGGGCTGGATGCGACAGATTATTTGTTCTATTCCAACGCCGACAAGAAAAGCCACATAAAGCGCACGCAGGCACACCGCATCATCGCGCATGCCGGGGACATGATCGGCATTACCTTGAGCGCCCACTCGCTGCGGAAAAGCTTCGGCTACCATTCCTACAAGCAGGGCGTCGACATTTCCCTGCTCCAAACAATCTTTCAGCACTCTTCGCAGGCGGTCACGCTCCGCTATATCGACATCACCCAGGAGAACATCAACAACGTATACAAACGCGTCGATTTCGGATTTTAA